The genomic region CAACCGGCGCTGCAGCCAGAGCGGCGAGGGCGCGACGCGCACGCCGAGCACGAACCGCGCGACGTAACGGGCGCAGCCCGCATCGTCGATGAAGACCCGCAGCGGCTGGGGCGCCCCGGCCGGCCACGGCGCCTCTTCCGGGCGCGCCGGACCGCGGCGGCGGTCGTCGGGCAGCAGGGGAAGCTCCAGCAGCGCCGCCACCTCCCGGGCGACGCCCAGCACGCTCTGGCAGTGGGCCGCGTAGTTCGGCGTCAATTCCAGTTCCAGGATCGCGTCGTCCAGCTCCAGCGCGCGCGCCAGGTCGGCCCCGGGCACCCACCCCTCCGCCGGGTCCAGCTCCAATAGCCCGCGAGGCCCGGGCGGCTCCGGCAGGGCCAACTCGTCCGCGCTGCAGCACATGCCCTCCGAGCGGACGCCGCGGAAGTCAGCCGCCTCGATCCGCCGCCCGTCCGCCAGCCGTGCCCCCGGCAGGGCGACCGGCACGAGCATGCCGGCGCGGGCGTTCGGCGCGCCCGTCACGATCGTGAGGCGCCGCCCGCCGGCGTCGACACGCATCACCTTCAGGTGGTCGCTCTCCGGGTGCGGCTCGACCTGCTCGATCCGCCCCGCGACGACCCCCTCGACGTGCCGCCACGGCCGCTCCAGGCCTTCGACGGCCACGCCCACGAGCGTGAGCCGGTCCGCCAGCTCCTCCGGCGGAAGCTCCACCGGCACGAACTCCTGCAACCATCGGTAGGAAACGCGCATCGGGCCACCCCTCGCTAGAACTGCTCAAGGAATCGGAGGTCGTTCTGGAAAAACAGGCGCAGGTCGTCGATGCCGTACTTCAGCATGGCGATCCGTTCCGGCCCCATGCCGAAGGCGAAGCCGCTCACCTCGTCCGGGTCGTAGCCACCGTTGGCGATCACCCGCGGGTGCACCATGCCGGCCCCCAGGATCTCCAGCCAGCCCGTCCCCTTGCAGGTGCGGCAGCCGCCTCCCCCGCAGATGGTGCAGGACACGTCCGCCTCGACGCTTGGCTCCGTGAACGGGAAGTAGGACGGCCGCAGGCGGATGCGCGCGGACTCGCCGTAGACGCGGCGCGCGAACTCCTCCAGCGTCCACTTGAGGTGGCCGAGGTGGACGCCGCGGTCGACGAGCAGCCCCTCGACCTGCGTGAACATCGGCGAGTGGGTGGCGTCGTCGTCGCGGCGGTAGACGCGCCCGACGGTGATCATGCGCACGGGCAGGGACGGGGCCCGGCTCTGCATGAAGCGGATCTGCATGGGCGAGGTGTGCGTGCGCAAGAGAATGCCGGCGCTCATGTAGAAGGAGTCCTGCATGTCGCGCGCGGGGTGACCCTTGGGCACGTTGAGCGCCTCGAAATTGTACCAGTCCGTCTCGATCTCCGGCCCCTCCGCCAGCTCGAACCCCATGGAGAGGAAGATGTCCTCGATCTCGCGGATCACGAGGTTCAACGGGTGCGCGTGGCCGGTGGCGACGGGCGTGCCCGGCAGGGTGATGTCGATCGTCTCCGCGACCAGCCGGCGCGCCTCCTCCTCGCGGCCGATGCGCGCCGCGGCTTCGGCCAGCGCCCGCTCCACGTCCTCGCGCGCCTCGTTGGCGACGCGGCCGATGCGGGGACGCTCTTCGGGAGGGTACTGCGAAAGGCCGCGCAGGAACGCGGTGATCTCCCCCTTCCGCCCGAGCGTCGCGACCCGCACCTCGTCGAGTTCCGCCATGGACCTGGCCCTCGCGATCGCCTCCAGGGCGCTCCGGCGGATCTCCTCCAGCCGCTCCTGCCAGCGGACGTCAACCGTGTTCTCCACCCCGCGTCACTCCCGTTTCGCTGTGCGGATTCAAGCAAACGAAAAAGCCGCCGCCCCTGGGGCGGTGGCTTCCGCGGTACCACCCAGATTCGCGCCGGCCTCGCGGACGGCGCCTCCACGGCCTGCGCACGCATCTTCGCAGGCCCGCCCCTTAACGCGGGGCACGCGGGTCCGCCTACTGGGAGCGGCGCTGCTGCTCCGTTCAGCGGCCGGCTTGCGAGGGAACTTCCCCCGGCGCCCCGCCAGGCGGTTCCAGCCGCGCCGCCCTCTCTGCGGGCGCGGGCCCCGAGGTACTTTCCTCGCGCATCGCCGTTCTCCGGCCGCGGCCTCGCCGCGGCTTCTTGGTGCCGGATTATACCACGCCGGGTGCGGGGGCGTCACCCGCCTTACGACGGGTCACCCGCCCCCATGCCCGCAGGCGCCGCCGCGCGGCGCCCGGTCAGGTGGGCCACGATCCTCTCCCCGTGCTCGCGGCCGTTCTCGATGAAGATCTTGTTCGCGTCCCACCCCGCCGCCGTGACGCCGGCAAGGTACACGCCGGGCACGTTCGTCTCCATGGTGTCCGGGTTGTGAAGAGGCACGCCCGTCTCCGGGTCCCGTTCGACTCCGAGCGCCTCCAGGAGCGGGGAGGCGGCGTGATAGCCGATCAGCGCAAAGACGAAGTCGTTCGGAAGGCGCCGCTCCTCACCGGCGACATCGACGACGACGGCCTCGGGCTCGATCCTGACCACCCGCGCGTTGAACAGCGCGGCGATCTCGCCCTTCTCAAGACGCCCGCGGATGTCCGGCAACACCCACGGCTTCACTTTCGGCGAGAGATCCGGACCGCGGTGAATGAGCGTGACCCGCGCGCCCGCGCGCCACAGCTCCAGCGCGGCTTCCACCGCCGAGTTCTGCCCCCCGATCACGGCCACGTCCAGCCCGAAGTACGGGTGGCCGTGCGTGAAGTAGTGGGACACCTTCGGCAGGTCCTCTCCCGGGACGCCGAGCCGGTTCGGCGTGTCGAAGTACCCCGTGGCGACGACCACCCCGCGGGCTTCGACCACGTCCTCACGGCCGGTCAGCGTGCGCCGCGTGAAGAGGCGGAAACGGCCGTCCTCCCGGCGGATGCCGCGCACCTCGGTGTAGAGCGCAAGGCGCAACTCCAGCCGCAGGGCGACCGAGCGATAATACGCCAGCAGCTCGGATCGAGTCGGCCGGACGCCCTGCGTGATGAACGGCACGCCGCCGATCTCCAGCCGGTCCGGCGTGCTGCTGAAGACGACGTTCAGCGGCATGCGGGTCAGGGCGTCGACCACTCCGCCCTTGTCGAAGACGACGTAGTCGAGGCCGGCTGCCCGCGCCGCGACGCCCACGGCCAACCCGCAGGGTCCGGCGCCGACAATCGCCAAGTCGAGCACGACGCTGTCCTCCCCACTGCGGAACACAGTCATTCTAGCAGAGGAGTCCGCCATGCGTTCCGCAGCGGGTCCGGCTCACGTGCGTCATCCCGCGCTGCCGGCCTGGTCGTCCGCCGCGGCGGCGTCGTCGTCGCTCGCCATGACGGCCGGGGTGCCATGCGTCAGGTCGAGGAAGCGCCTCGACACGCGCTGCACACGCTCGTAGTCCAGGCCTGGGTGGCGCGTCAGCAGCACCGTGATGTCCGCGGCTTCAAGCAACTCGTCGTGGAGCTGGACGGAGTTCTTGGCGCCGTGGCCCGGGATTTCCAGGCGGGGAACGTGCGGGTCGTGATACAGAACACGCGCGCCGCGATTCAGCAACCGGTCGATGATGACCAGCGCCGGCGCGTTGCGCACGTCGTTGGTGTCCGGCTTGTACGCCACGCCGAGCAGGAGGACCAGAGCCTCGTTGACGGCATGGCCTCTCTGGTTCAACGCCTCGACGATCTGTTCGACGGCGACGTCCGGTTGCTGGTCGTTGATGTCCATCGCCGTCTCCAGGAGCCGGAGCGGCGACCGCAGCATGCGCGCGCGCCAGGCCAGGTACCGCGGGTCCACGGGAATGCACTCGCCGCCCACGCCGGGACCGGGCCAGAACGGCATGTAGCCGAACGGCTTCGTGGACGCGGCCTGGATCACTTCGTCCACGTCGATGCCGGCCTCCTGGCAGAACGCCATCAGCTCGTTGACCCACGCGATGTTGATGTTGCGGAACGCGTTTTCCAGCAGCTTCGCCGTCTCGGCGACTTCAGGACTGGAGACGAGGTGGCACTGGGGCACGAAGCGCTCGTACAGCGCCGCAGCGCGGCGGGCACACGCCGGCGTGATGCCTCCGACGATGCGCGGCGTGTTCCGCAGATTGTACTGAGCGTTCCCCGGGTCGATCCTCTCCGGCACGAACGCAAGGAAGAAGTCCCGCCCGACCTCGCCGAGCCGCGCCTGCAACGGCGGCAGCACGAGTTCGCGCGTCGTCCCGGGATAGCTGGTGCTCTCCAGCACCACCAGGACGCCCGGGCGCGCCTTTCTCGCCACCAGTTCGCTGGCCGCGCGGATCGCCGAAGGATCGGGGACGCCGCCCCGGCCGAGCGGCGAGGGCACGCAGATGATCACCGCCGAACACCGCTCCAGCGGATCGGGGTCCGTGGTGGGCAGGAAACGCCCGGTGTCGAGCCCGTCACGGAGTTCCTCGTCCGTGACCGTGGCCACCTGCGGATCGCCGCCCAGAATGGCGTCCACGTGGGCCTGGTTGATGTCGTAGCCGACCACCTGGAATCCCGCGTGAACCAGCGCGAGCGCGACGGGAAGCCCGACGTAGCCGAGACCGACCACGCTGACAGTGGGCTCGTCTGCTTTGTCCAAGAGTGAGGTGATGTTCGATTCCATGCGTGAACCCCCTTTTCGCATCTCGAAACCGGCATATGCTCGTCCGCCCGCGTTGGTTCCACTGCGCACGCCGCCCTGACGTGGACGAACACCCCGCCCGGGTGCGACATAGCCTGTGGACATGTCGCCTCTGGCGACGGAAGGAGGAACCGGCATGTCCGGATGGCTCAGCAAGTGGTTGTCGCCATTCTGGCGAAGACAACCACGGAATCGAACGACGGGTCGTCGGACCGGGGCGACGGTGCTGCCGTCCTCATATCGGATCCGCCCCAGAAGGGAAAGCGTGCCCCAGGCGCGAGGCTTGCCCAGCCTCCTCGAGCTCCCGGGCGGGGATCCCTCGTTCGCATATGTGGCTGGCTTTGACGCGGACAACCTGACGGCGGTCAACGTGACCAACGACGCGATCGAGTCGTCCATCGCGCTACCCGCTGGCGGCTTCCCGCTCTTCGCGGCGGTTCGGCCCGGAGGGCGCGAGGTCTACGTGACGGTGGACAACCTGGACACGGTGGCGGTGATCGACACCGCCCAAAACGCGGTGGTCGCAACGATCCAATTGCCAAGCGGAAGCGATCCGGCTGGCGTCGCATTCTCCCCGGACGGAAGCCGCGCGTTCGTCGCGAACAACACGGCGGTCGGCAGCGTGTCCGTGATCGACACTGCGACGCGCACCCTTGTCGGCTCGCCGATTCCGGTCGGCAGCTTCCCGGTGGGTCTCGCCGTGACGCCGGACGGATCTCGTGTCTACGTGGCCAACTTCTCCTCGAACAGCGTGTCGGTCATCGATGCGGCGACGCTGCAGGTCGTCGACACCATCGCAGGCCTGCAGGGGCCCGCGGGCGTCGCGGTGTCGCCCGACGGCAGCCGCGTGTACGTGCCGAACTCCTCGGGCGGCACGCTGGCCGTCATCCGCACCGCGGCGAACACCATCGTGGATACCGTCAGCCTTCCGGGGGCGGTGAAACCTGCCTTCATTGCGCTGACCCCCGACGGAGCCCGCGCCTACATCACGAACGAGGACTCCGGGGACGTGTCGGTGGTCGATCTGGCGGCCGGACTGCAGACATCGACGATTCCGACGGGCGACTTTCCGTTCGGCGTCGCCGCGTCCAGCGACGGCACCCGGGTTTACGTCACGAACCTCGACTCGGACACCATGTCGGTGATCTCGACCCAGACGGACTCCATCATCGACACGGTGACGTTCCCGGGGCTGACCGGACCCGCCGGGATCGCGATCACCCCATGCCCTGTGGGCACCGGACCGTACACGGGGCCGGGCACCGCGCCGGGCACCGGCCCAGGGACCGCCCCCGGCAGCGGGCCAGGCACGGGGGTCGGCGTGTCGTTCCCCCCGCCGCCACCGTGCACGATGCCCGGCACGGACGAGGACACGGGCGCCGGCACGGGCCCGTTCACGGGGCCGGGGACCGCACCCGGAACCGGCCCCGGCACGTGGGATTGAGGCCGGGTTCCCCGCGGGCGAGCCGAGACGCTCGGCCCGCCTGAGAGGGGACGACGCGGCCCGGCAGCGGTTCAACCCCTGTCGTGATCGCGCACGGACCGATGGCGGGACGACCGGCTGGGCTCATCATGGGAGGAGCGTGGTCGGGTGATCTCGACGGCGGGCACCCTGTATGGAGGATTCCAGGATTCGGCCGACAACGTCACGCGGCTGGGACCGTCTTCGGGCATGGGCACGCCCCAACGCAGGGATCGAAGCGCCGTCTGCGTGGCGAGCACGCGGGCGAAATCCGGGTCCGGGATGCGGTACGATTTGGGCCGCGCGACGAGGATGGTCTCCCACACTCGCGGATCGATGTCGACCTGCGTTTCCATGAGCGGAAACGCGAACAGGTCTTGCGCGGCCGACCGGAAGCGGTCCGCGTCCGTCGGAAGCCGCTCCTCGTCGACGACCGGATGCAGTTCCGGTCCGGTCCGCTTGACCCGTGGACGCGTGAACAAGCGCAGCACCCAACGCCAGACCAGCAACAGGAACTCGACCAGCCACCGGATCATCGCCCGTGCCTCCCCGCCCTGGCTTCCGCGACCGTCCGCTCATACACGTGAAGCATTCGTTCTGCCATGAGCTCGCTTGACCACGCCTGCCGGCCCCAAGCCGCCGCCTGGTTCCCGAGGTTCTTCCGGTACGCCGCGTCGCTGACCAGCCGGTCGAGCGCCGTCGCCAACTCGGTCGAGTCCCCCGGACGGGTGAGAATTCCGGTCTTCCCCGAGTCGATCATTTCCGGGATTCCGCCCACGCGGGACGCCACGATCGGCTTGCCCAGGATCTGCCCCTCCATGATGCTGAACGGCAGCGTGTCTTGCACCGAAGGAAGGACGATGATGTCGGCTTCCCGCATGAGGGCGGGGATGTCGGAGCGGGATCCGAGGAACACGACGGAATCCTCGAGCCCCGCAAGCACGACCTGGCGTTTCAGATCGTCCGCAAGCTTCCCGTCCCCCGCCAGCCACAGGGCGACCTTCTCTCGCGTTTTCATCTGCGCCATGGCGTCGATGAGGTGCGTGTGTCCCTTCACGGGAACAAGCCGTGCCGGGCAGAGAATGATCGTGCGACCCCGCGCCGAGGGCAGGGAGCGGGGGCGTTCCCTGGCGCGCCGCTCCAACTGCTCGATGTCGAGACCGTAGGGGACCACCTGGATCCCGTCGGTGGGCACCGCGAATTCCCACGCGACTTCATGACGCAGCCAGGCGCAGGGTACGACCGTACGCTGGGCCGACGTAAAGCCGAAGTACTCCTCGGCGACGGCATAGGCGAAGGGCATCGACTTCCGGCTCTTGATCTCGCCCGACCACAGGTGTTCCGTCGCCAGCATGCCGTGGATCGTGGCGACATGCGCCACATGCTCGGGCCGCACGCGGGCGATCGCGCGCGTGGAGATGATGTCCTGGGTGTGAATGACGTCGTAATGGTGGAGACCGAACAATGTCGCGCACAATTCGAAGGTGTACCGTTCGATCTCACGCCAGCGAATCCAGGGGTCCACCAGGGGCAAGTCACGGTTGAAGAATGCAAGGACCTGTTCATACACGAAATCTTTGATTTTTGACTTTTCGATGTACTGCCCGGTGGTCGGCATCCAGATCTTCTTCATGTCCGGATGGTGAGCCAGGACGTCGACGTGATGCCCCTGCGCCTCGAACTGCTGTTTCAGCACCTCGACGTAATTGTTCACCCCGCCCACGTGGGGCAGGTACCAATAGGTCGCGAGCAGGATTTTCACGGATCTCGACGCTCGCTCTCCGCCCGGATGTCGTCGATCACCGCGGCCAGCGACTCGTCAAGCGACCGCTTCGGGCGATAGCCCAGCGCCATGATGCGCCCGATGGAGGGCATTCTGCGGGACGTTTCCTCGAACAGGGGCCCGAACGCCACGTCGTACGGGATGAACTGGATTTCCGACTTCGAGTTCGTCATCTCGATGATCTTGCGGGCCAGGTCCAGGATCGTGATCTCCTGCTGGCCGCCGATGTTGTACGCGCAGCCCCACTCGCCGCGCTCCCAGACGAGCAGCGCGGCGTCGACCGCGTCCTCCACGTCCACGAACGTGCGCGTCTGCCGCCCGTCGCCATACACCGGCAGCGGTTCGTCCCGGAGCGCCTTCCGGATGAACCGCGGCACGACCATCCCGTAGCTGTCCGATTGCCCGGGGCCGATCACGTTGAAAAAGCGGCCGATCTTCACCTTCGCGCGTCGATCGGTGGCGGCCACGCGCGCCAGGAGTTCCTCGACCAGCTTCGCGTACGAATACGTCCACGAGGGGTTGTGCGTGTTGCCGAGAACGACGTCGTCCTCCTCGGAGACGACGCCTTTCGCGATCTTGCCGTAAATGGCCGACGACGACGCGATGAAGATCGGCGTCTCGGTCTTGTGGGTGAGCTCCAGAAGATTCAGCGTGCCCAGAAGATTGGTCGTCAAGCTGTCCCACTCGCGCGCCATGGCATGCGGCACGCCGACGACCGCCGCCAGGTGGAACACCGCATCCGCGTCCTGAAGCGCCGTGCGGACCGCGGCGCGGTCGCGCACGTCCCCCTGCACGACGCGGACGCCCGGAGAGGAGAGGCGGCGGAGCTGGCCTGTGCTCAGGTCATCCAACACGGTGACCGTATGCCCTTCCCCGACAAGTCGACGAACCAAGTGCGACCCGATGAAACCGGCGCCTCCAGTGACCAGAGCGTGCATGGAACCACCCCCGGCCCCACGCTATTCGGGGCGGGCGGTCGTGGTGACCCGCGGACGATCCTCATACACTGGCATGGCGAACCGACGACACCACACGCGGGGGATGCGCGCTCATGCTCGGATGCCGCCGTGAACAGGCCGTGATACGGGTTGACTTCCGCCGGGTGCGCGCGGCATGACTCGGCGGCCGCACGTGGCCGTCGTCTGCCTTTCCGGGCTCGGGGGAAGCGCCGTCGCGGCGGGCCAAATGGCGGATCACCTCGCCCGCCGGGGATACGTCGTGCACCTCGTGTCCCACGGTCGTCCCATCCGGCCCGCGCAGCCGTGCCCGGGCCTCACGTTCCACCCGGTGGACGTGCCGGTATTGCCCTCGCTCGCGTACCCTCCGTATGTCATGGCCCTCGCGTCCGCGATCGCCCGCGTGGTCCGCGAGCACGCCATCGATCTGGTCCACGTGCATTACGCCGTGCCCAACGCCTTCGCTGCCGTGACCGCACGGCTCTTCCTGGCTCCGGAGCGGCGCGTGCCCGTCGTGACCACGCTGCAGGGAACGGACGTCACGCATTTCGGGCAAGAGCCCGCGGTGTTCGAGGCGCTGGCCTGGAGCCTGCGGCGAAGCGATCGGGTCACCGCCGTGAGCCTGGACCTGAAGCGACGCGCGGAGCGCAGGTTCCTCCTGCGCGATGTCGCGCTCGTCCCGAACTTCGTCGACCCCGCCGTGACAAGGCGGCAGCCCGACCCCGGCCTCCGGCGGCGCCTCGCCCCGCCGGACGCGCTCGTCCTCGTGCACGCGTCCAACTTTCGACCGGTCAAGCGCGTTGT from Clostridia bacterium harbors:
- the ypdA gene encoding YpdA family putative bacillithiol disulfide reductase: MTVFRSGEDSVVLDLAIVGAGPCGLAVGVAARAAGLDYVVFDKGGVVDALTRMPLNVVFSSTPDRLEIGGVPFITQGVRPTRSELLAYYRSVALRLELRLALYTEVRGIRREDGRFRLFTRRTLTGREDVVEARGVVVATGYFDTPNRLGVPGEDLPKVSHYFTHGHPYFGLDVAVIGGQNSAVEAALELWRAGARVTLIHRGPDLSPKVKPWVLPDIRGRLEKGEIAALFNARVVRIEPEAVVVDVAGEERRLPNDFVFALIGYHAASPLLEALGVERDPETGVPLHNPDTMETNVPGVYLAGVTAAGWDANKIFIENGREHGERIVAHLTGRRAAAPAGMGAGDPS
- the pheS gene encoding phenylalanine--tRNA ligase subunit alpha, with amino-acid sequence MENTVDVRWQERLEEIRRSALEAIARARSMAELDEVRVATLGRKGEITAFLRGLSQYPPEERPRIGRVANEAREDVERALAEAAARIGREEEARRLVAETIDITLPGTPVATGHAHPLNLVIREIEDIFLSMGFELAEGPEIETDWYNFEALNVPKGHPARDMQDSFYMSAGILLRTHTSPMQIRFMQSRAPSLPVRMITVGRVYRRDDDATHSPMFTQVEGLLVDRGVHLGHLKWTLEEFARRVYGESARIRLRPSYFPFTEPSVEADVSCTICGGGGCRTCKGTGWLEILGAGMVHPRVIANGGYDPDEVSGFAFGMGPERIAMLKYGIDDLRLFFQNDLRFLEQF
- a CDS encoding nucleotide sugar dehydrogenase, yielding MESNITSLLDKADEPTVSVVGLGYVGLPVALALVHAGFQVVGYDINQAHVDAILGGDPQVATVTDEELRDGLDTGRFLPTTDPDPLERCSAVIICVPSPLGRGGVPDPSAIRAASELVARKARPGVLVVLESTSYPGTTRELVLPPLQARLGEVGRDFFLAFVPERIDPGNAQYNLRNTPRIVGGITPACARRAAALYERFVPQCHLVSSPEVAETAKLLENAFRNINIAWVNELMAFCQEAGIDVDEVIQAASTKPFGYMPFWPGPGVGGECIPVDPRYLAWRARMLRSPLRLLETAMDINDQQPDVAVEQIVEALNQRGHAVNEALVLLLGVAYKPDTNDVRNAPALVIIDRLLNRGARVLYHDPHVPRLEIPGHGAKNSVQLHDELLEAADITVLLTRHPGLDYERVQRVSRRFLDLTHGTPAVMASDDDAAAADDQAGSAG
- the bshA gene encoding N-acetyl-alpha-D-glucosaminyl L-malate synthase BshA, whose protein sequence is MTRRPHVAVVCLSGLGGSAVAAGQMADHLARRGYVVHLVSHGRPIRPAQPCPGLTFHPVDVPVLPSLAYPPYVMALASAIARVVREHAIDLVHVHYAVPNAFAAVTARLFLAPERRVPVVTTLQGTDVTHFGQEPAVFEALAWSLRRSDRVTAVSLDLKRRAERRFLLRDVALVPNFVDPAVTRRQPDPGLRRRLAPPDALVLVHASNFRPVKRVVDVIRVLAGVVAVRPAVLLMIGAGPDLAEARRAAEALGVREHVRFLGATADVSPYLSVADVFVLTSESEGCSLAVLEAMASEVPVVATNVGGLPETVEHGRTGFLHAVGDVQGMVESCLRLADPDLRRTFGDAARERVRASFSADVVLPQYERVYEEALTGA
- a CDS encoding NAD-dependent epimerase/dehydratase family protein, which translates into the protein MHALVTGGAGFIGSHLVRRLVGEGHTVTVLDDLSTGQLRRLSSPGVRVVQGDVRDRAAVRTALQDADAVFHLAAVVGVPHAMAREWDSLTTNLLGTLNLLELTHKTETPIFIASSSAIYGKIAKGVVSEEDDVVLGNTHNPSWTYSYAKLVEELLARVAATDRRAKVKIGRFFNVIGPGQSDSYGMVVPRFIRKALRDEPLPVYGDGRQTRTFVDVEDAVDAALLVWERGEWGCAYNIGGQQEITILDLARKIIEMTNSKSEIQFIPYDVAFGPLFEETSRRMPSIGRIMALGYRPKRSLDESLAAVIDDIRAESERRDP
- a CDS encoding YncE family protein; translation: MPQARGLPSLLELPGGDPSFAYVAGFDADNLTAVNVTNDAIESSIALPAGGFPLFAAVRPGGREVYVTVDNLDTVAVIDTAQNAVVATIQLPSGSDPAGVAFSPDGSRAFVANNTAVGSVSVIDTATRTLVGSPIPVGSFPVGLAVTPDGSRVYVANFSSNSVSVIDAATLQVVDTIAGLQGPAGVAVSPDGSRVYVPNSSGGTLAVIRTAANTIVDTVSLPGAVKPAFIALTPDGARAYITNEDSGDVSVVDLAAGLQTSTIPTGDFPFGVAASSDGTRVYVTNLDSDTMSVISTQTDSIIDTVTFPGLTGPAGIAITPCPVGTGPYTGPGTAPGTGPGTAPGSGPGTGVGVSFPPPPPCTMPGTDEDTGAGTGPFTGPGTAPGTGPGTWD